CATCCTGCCCCCTGAGTGCGGGCATGAGGTAGCCAAGGAGCTGGGCATCCCGTACTACGAAACTAGCGTCGTGGCCCAATTTGGCATCAAGGACGTCTTCGACAATGCAATTCGGGCCGCCCTCATCTCCCGCCGCCACCTCCAGTTCTGGAAATCTCACCTGAAGAAGACGCAGCGGCCACTCCTGCAGGCTCCCTTCCTGCCCCCCAAGCCTCCCCCACCCATCATCCACATCCCTGAGCCGGCTGCCGGGGAAGGCCGGGGGCCCGGCGCGCTCTTCCACGAGCCCCTTTGTGCTGATGTGGTCTTCCGCCTACCTGGCGGCCAACAGTTCTTTGCACACAGAGTCTACCTGGCCACGGCCTGCTCCCGGTTCTACGACCTCTTCGCTCTGGACTTGGGGGAGGAGCTGGCCGGTGGGAAGGAGCCCGCCGGGCGCACAAAGAGCTTGGACGCTGCCGACCAGGGATGCCTGGCCACAGCCACGCGGGCTGTGCCACTGCGGCCTTCTCAGAGCGAGGAGCCATTGTGCGCCCCTGGGATGCCTCGCCCGGTCTCTGGCTGGGGCCGGGGTATAATTGATGTGCAGCGGGAGACGGTGCGGGATCCCGTCACGCAGCAGGAGAAGCCGATGACTGCCGTGTACCTGGATGAGCCGGTGCAGGAGGGCCCCTTCAAAGTGGTGCTGGAGTACCTGTACACGGGGTGCCTGGACCAGCCCCCGGCCGGCCTCATGCAGGTGGCCGCCATGGCCGAACTGCTGGAGGTCTTCGACCTGCGCATGATGGTGGCCAACGTCCTCAACAAGGAGAGCTTCATGAACGGCGAGATCACCAAGGCCTTCCACGTGCGCAGGGCCAACCGCATCAAGGAGTGCCTGAGCAAAGGCTCCTTCGCAGGTAGCAGAGGGGAGCAGGGGGGCTGGAGGGCAGCAGCAGCTCCCAAAGGCAGCCCCTCCTCAGGACCggcctcccttctctccccccccccccgcagatgtGGTCTTCCTGGTGGACGATGGGTCGGTGCCGGCGCACAAGCCCCTCCTGCTCGCAGGCTGCGACTTCATGGTGGCCATGTTTGGGGGCACCTTCCGGGAGAGCTGTGCTACTGAGGTGAGGCGGGTGGCCCTGCTGCCACCTTATAAGGGAGTCAGGCTTGTGCaggggactccccccccccgcctgtgcTTGAGGGGCAGCCTCAGCTGCTGTGCAGGTGCCATGGGGGGGGGCTCTCCAGGTGTGCGTCTCAGCGTTCTCTCCTAGGTAGCTTTTGGGAGGAGTGTCTTCCCTGCCTGGGTGCACAGAAGCCCGGCTTGGCCCCTAGAGACCCCAGCCATGTGGTAGGAACAAGGGAGCTCCGAGGTGGCCTGAGGCCACAGGGCCTTCTCCTGCCCACCACTTTCCTGGAGATGATTGAAGTAGATGAGTGCCTGTGAGGCTCCCTAGCTTGGCTGGCCGCTTGGCAGCTGACCCTGTGGGGCCAGTGTCCAGCAGGGGAGCAGGAAGGGCCCTGGTGCTGCCCCTGGTTCCTGGGATGGACAGCCAGCCCCACcgctcctcctcccccaacactGGGACCTCTGGAAAGAGTGTCCAGGGACTCCGTCCGCCCACAAGGCCAACCTCCTCCCCCGTTTGCTGGGGACCATGGAGCCTGCAGTTTTGTGCTTCGAGAGGAATTCCCCCCGAATCGGCAGGAGCATCTGCTGGAGGTGAAGGGTGTGCAGAAGCCTCCCTGAGCGCCCACTCTGCCACCCCCAGGTCTCCCTGCCAGGCACCAACCGCGCCTGCCTTCGGGCTGTGCTGGAGTTTCTGTACACGGAGCTGTTTGTGCCCAGCCCAGACCTGGACGCCATGGAGCTGCTGGTGCTCACCAACCGCCTCTGCCTGAGCCGCCTGCAGGCCCTGACTGGTGAGTGTCTCTGGGGCTGCCCTCCGGGAGGCCGTCAGCCTTCAGGGCACCCAGGGTGGCACAGGCAGGAGGGAAGATCCACGGGGCTGCGAGAAAGGCCGCTCCGCCCTGAGTGgcacctcttcctctcctcctcagaACAGTACGCGGTGGATGAGCTGGTGCGTGCCAGCCTTCAGCAGGTGGAAATCGACGCCCAGGTGATCCTCTACCTGGAAATGACACAGGTATGGTGCAGGCTCACCAGACTGGCTGCCCCCTTAGCCCTGGCAGAAACCCTGAGTGGAGGAGGGGCTTCCTGTTTaggttttagggtttttttttaatcccacctttattatttttattaaaagttcaAGGGGCGAAGAAAGTTAACacgccttcctcttcctctcaccacaatcctgtgaggtgggttgagctgagagagtgacttccatgcctaaggcgggactggaactcacCCTCACCCAGTGTCTAGCCTGACGCCTTCACCGCTAGGCCCAAAGTGGGCCagatcccccacccccacccccggggaCTCTTGGGGCTGTGAGGCTGCTCAGGCCAGAGGTGGCATCAGGGCTCAGGCGGGCTGGCTGTGCTCCTCCCTGCAGTTCCACAATGCCCTCCAGCTGGCCGCCTGGTGCCTTCACTACATCTGCACCAACTACAACAGCGTCTGCCGCCGGTTCCCCCGCGAGATGAAGGCCCTGTCTCCCGGTAAGCCCTGCGGCCGAGGGAAGGGAGCGGCTCCACCCGTCTCCTGCCTCCCTCGGCCCAGACCCGTCCCGTTGGGGGCTCCCTTAAGGGCGGCATCAGGGGGGCCCCTCTCCCGCCCGAGCAGCTGGCGCAGCTGACGCCAGCCGGGCCCGGCTTCTTCCCAGAGAACAGGGCCCACTTCGAGAGCCACCGCTGGCCCCCCATCTGGTACCTGAAGGAGGAGGACCGCTACCTGCGCATGCAGAAGGAGCGggcccaggaggaggaggaggccctcCGCAAGCAGCATCCGCACAGCAAGTGGTGCTTCTGGCGCCCCCACCAGCCCAGCCACGTCTCCTGAGCGGGGCCCTgcccactgggagggagggagggagggagggagggagggggccaccCTACTGCTGGTGCCTttgctggggaggggggctcctCTGCCTTGTCTACCAGCCGCCTCTCTGCCCACAGCTCTGTGCCTCTTGCCGCGGCTGCCATGCCTTTAcctggggagggggcaggggccCAGCATCAGTTGCTACCTCTGACCTTGGCAgtattctgggggggggggggatgggagggggggaagtggACGTGCAGGTGATGGACAAAAGAGTGGGGGGTTTGTGGTGTGACTATGTGCTGTGGAAGGGgatcggtggggggggggatttggggaggCCAGGGGTTTGCATGAGCGGAGGAGCTAGAGCCccttagttgggggggggggcactagcTGTAGAAAGGGCTCCCTTGtccacggagggggggggggcaatgtggAGAGGCTTTGAGGCTGCGCCTCGGGCACCAGAATTGgcctttcctttgggtgg
The DNA window shown above is from Thamnophis elegans isolate rThaEle1 chromosome 9, rThaEle1.pri, whole genome shotgun sequence and carries:
- the LOC116513325 gene encoding rho-related BTB domain-containing protein 2-like isoform X2, with protein sequence MDIDLDYERPNVETIKCVVVGDNAVGKTRLICARACNATLTQYQLLATHVPTVWAIDQYRVCQEVLERSRDVVDEVSISLRLWDTFGDHHKDRRFAYGRSDVVVLCFSLANPNSLRHVKTMWYPEIKHFCPRTPIVLVGCQLDLRYADLEAVNRARRPLAKPIKPSDILPPECGHEVAKELGIPYYETSVVAQFGIKDVFDNAIRAALISRRHLQFWKSHLKKTQRPLLQAPFLPPKPPPPIIHIPEPAAGEGRGPGALFHEPLCADVVFRLPGGQQFFAHRVYLATACSRFYDLFALDLGEELAGGKEPAGRTKSLDAADQGCLATATRAVPLRPSQSEEPLCAPGMPRPVSGWGRGIIDVQRETVRDPVTQQEKPMTAVYLDEPVQEGPFKVVLEYLYTGCLDQPPAGLMQVAAMAELLEVFDLRMMVANVLNKESFMNGEITKAFHVRRANRIKECLSKGSFADVVFLVDDGSVPAHKPLLLAGCDFMVAMFGGTFRESCATEVSLPGTNRACLRAVLEFLYTELFVPSPDLDAMELLVLTNRLCLSRLQALTEQYAVDELVRASLQQVEIDAQVILYLEMTQFHNALQLAAWCLHYICTNYNSVCRRFPREMKALSPGPTSRATAGPPSGT
- the LOC116513325 gene encoding rho-related BTB domain-containing protein 2-like isoform X1, producing MDIDLDYERPNVETIKCVVVGDNAVGKTRLICARACNATLTQYQLLATHVPTVWAIDQYRVCQEVLERSRDVVDEVSISLRLWDTFGDHHKDRRFAYGRSDVVVLCFSLANPNSLRHVKTMWYPEIKHFCPRTPIVLVGCQLDLRYADLEAVNRARRPLAKPIKPSDILPPECGHEVAKELGIPYYETSVVAQFGIKDVFDNAIRAALISRRHLQFWKSHLKKTQRPLLQAPFLPPKPPPPIIHIPEPAAGEGRGPGALFHEPLCADVVFRLPGGQQFFAHRVYLATACSRFYDLFALDLGEELAGGKEPAGRTKSLDAADQGCLATATRAVPLRPSQSEEPLCAPGMPRPVSGWGRGIIDVQRETVRDPVTQQEKPMTAVYLDEPVQEGPFKVVLEYLYTGCLDQPPAGLMQVAAMAELLEVFDLRMMVANVLNKESFMNGEITKAFHVRRANRIKECLSKGSFADVVFLVDDGSVPAHKPLLLAGCDFMVAMFGGTFRESCATEVSLPGTNRACLRAVLEFLYTELFVPSPDLDAMELLVLTNRLCLSRLQALTEQYAVDELVRASLQQVEIDAQVILYLEMTQFHNALQLAAWCLHYICTNYNSVCRRFPREMKALSPENRAHFESHRWPPIWYLKEEDRYLRMQKERAQEEEEALRKQHPHSKWCFWRPHQPSHVS